In Hyphomicrobiales bacterium, a genomic segment contains:
- the ffh gene encoding signal recognition particle protein has translation MFESLSDRLGSIFDGLTGRGALSDKDVSAALREIRRALIEADVALDVVRSFTDRVRNKAVGADVIKSIKPGQMVVKIVHDELVAMLGSDAEPIDLASTPPVAIMMVGLQGSGKTTTSAKIARRLQTRDKKKVLMASLDVRRPAAQKQLAVLGEQNDVATLPIVEGQLPVQIAERAQTAAKLGGYDVVILDTAGRLAIDEPLMQEMADIKRATNPHEVLLVADSLTGQDAVNLAKSFNERVDITGIVLTRVDGDGRGGAALSMRAVTGKPIKLIGIGEKAEDLEDFHPSRIADRILGMGDIVSLVEKASENIDQEKAAAMAAKMQKGQFDLNDLHDQLEQMKSLGGMGGIMSMMPGVGKMKKQLDAAGMDDSIFKRQQAIITSMTKKERAAPKLLNANRKKRIAKGSGTEVSDINKLLKMHRQMADMMKAMGGKGKKKGIMGALGGMMGGGMGGMGGGMPPGMPDPASMDPKELERLAKQMGGAGGLPGGLGGDMPKLPGLGGGGFPGLPKGPKK, from the coding sequence ATGTTTGAAAGTTTATCAGATCGTCTTGGATCCATTTTTGATGGACTGACAGGCCGTGGTGCGCTGTCTGACAAAGATGTGTCTGCCGCATTGCGCGAAATTCGCCGCGCCTTGATTGAAGCCGACGTAGCGCTTGATGTGGTGCGTTCCTTCACCGACCGCGTACGCAACAAAGCCGTTGGCGCAGACGTTATCAAATCCATCAAACCCGGCCAGATGGTTGTCAAAATCGTCCATGACGAATTGGTCGCCATGCTGGGTTCTGATGCAGAACCAATTGACCTTGCCTCAACCCCGCCCGTCGCCATCATGATGGTGGGCCTGCAAGGCTCTGGTAAGACCACAACATCAGCAAAAATCGCAAGACGACTGCAAACACGGGACAAGAAAAAAGTCCTGATGGCCTCGCTTGATGTGCGCCGTCCGGCAGCACAAAAGCAGCTGGCCGTTTTGGGCGAACAAAATGACGTGGCAACTCTGCCAATCGTTGAGGGTCAATTGCCCGTCCAAATCGCAGAGCGCGCGCAAACCGCAGCCAAGCTTGGTGGCTATGATGTTGTGATCCTTGATACAGCTGGTCGCCTCGCGATCGACGAGCCTTTGATGCAGGAAATGGCCGATATCAAACGCGCCACCAACCCGCATGAAGTCTTACTGGTTGCCGATAGCCTCACGGGTCAAGACGCCGTTAATCTTGCCAAGTCTTTTAATGAGCGCGTTGATATCACCGGCATTGTTCTCACCCGTGTTGATGGTGACGGACGCGGTGGCGCCGCTCTTTCCATGCGCGCGGTCACAGGCAAACCGATTAAGCTTATCGGTATTGGTGAAAAAGCCGAAGATCTAGAAGATTTCCACCCCTCCCGCATTGCTGACCGCATTTTGGGCATGGGTGATATTGTCAGCCTTGTTGAAAAAGCATCTGAGAATATCGACCAAGAAAAAGCAGCCGCTATGGCTGCCAAAATGCAGAAAGGTCAATTTGATCTCAACGATCTGCATGACCAATTAGAACAGATGAAAAGCCTCGGCGGCATGGGCGGTATAATGTCGATGATGCCAGGTGTCGGCAAAATGAAAAAACAACTCGATGCTGCCGGCATGGACGACAGCATCTTTAAGCGCCAACAAGCGATCATCACCTCGATGACCAAAAAAGAACGTGCAGCGCCAAAACTCTTGAACGCCAACCGCAAAAAACGCATCGCCAAAGGATCTGGCACCGAAGTGTCAGACATCAACAAGCTTTTAAAAATGCACCGACAAATGGCCGATATGATGAAAGCCATGGGCGGCAAGGGTAAGAAAAAAGGCATTATGGGCGCACTTGGCGGCATGATGGGCGGCGGCATGGGTGGAATGGGCGGCGGCATGCCTCCCGGTATGCCTGATCCCGCCAGCATGGACCCCAAAGAACTGGAGCGCCTTGCCAAACAAATGGGTGGGGCCGGTGGTCTTCCCGGTGGCTTGGGCGGCGACATGCCAAAGCTTCCTGGTCTCGGTGGCGGCGGTTTTCCCGGCCTGCCTAAAGGACCAAAGAAATAA
- a CDS encoding fumarylacetoacetate hydrolase family protein has translation MDQETINTIARKVFTAQQNRDRFQPLRGHDDPGSLDNAYEVQDALYRLMQDEGESGPFGGHKIALTSPDIQKMCGVDQPAYGRIFSAKIHHTSHTAKISDFVRIGIEFEVAFEIGEDAPLDQAPFDQNSIAPYVKSAMPALELIDDRDADYSNLDAKSILTDKCWCGGIVLGKPIEDWQKIDLGNLESIVTWNGKDNDHGNTGNALGHPLNGLAWIANHLTKRGGALKAGDVIMTGSALKTQFPKTGDSCTYTINGLGDVSVKTVS, from the coding sequence GTGGATCAAGAAACAATCAATACCATCGCACGCAAAGTTTTTACAGCGCAGCAAAACCGCGATCGGTTCCAGCCGCTGCGCGGACACGATGATCCCGGCAGTCTTGATAACGCCTATGAGGTGCAAGACGCGCTTTATCGGCTAATGCAAGATGAGGGTGAGAGCGGACCGTTCGGCGGTCATAAAATCGCACTCACATCGCCAGATATCCAAAAAATGTGCGGCGTTGATCAGCCCGCCTATGGCCGTATTTTTAGTGCTAAAATTCATCACACATCCCACACAGCCAAAATCTCAGACTTTGTACGCATCGGCATTGAATTCGAAGTCGCCTTTGAAATCGGTGAGGATGCTCCTCTCGATCAAGCACCATTCGATCAAAACAGCATCGCGCCATATGTGAAATCAGCAATGCCCGCCCTTGAACTGATAGACGACCGTGATGCGGATTATAGTAATCTGGATGCAAAATCGATCCTGACAGACAAATGCTGGTGCGGCGGTATTGTGTTGGGAAAACCAATTGAAGATTGGCAAAAAATTGACCTTGGCAATCTTGAAAGCATCGTGACGTGGAACGGAAAAGACAACGACCACGGCAACACGGGCAACGCCCTCGGCCACCCGCTCAATGGTCTTGCATGGATTGCTAATCATCTGACAAAGCGCGGTGGCGCGTTAAAAGCTGGTGACGTGATTATGACCGGTAGCGCCCTTAAAACCCAATTTCCAAAAACCGGCGACAGCTGCACCTATACAATCAATGGCTTAGGCGATGTTTCCGTCAAAACAGTGTCTTAA
- the rpsP gene encoding 30S ribosomal protein S16: protein MAVKIRLARGGSKKRPVYRIVVADVRAPRDGRFIEKLGSYNPLLAKDSEERVVLNEERIKHWLDQGALPTDRVARFLDAAGMMKREDRNNPKKALLGKKAQERLDEAKQAEEDAKEAAAEAEAAAKAEAEAPAEEAPAEEAAAE from the coding sequence ATGGCTGTTAAAATTCGTCTTGCCCGTGGTGGCTCAAAAAAACGTCCTGTTTACCGCATCGTCGTAGCAGACGTTCGCGCCCCGCGTGATGGTCGCTTCATCGAGAAATTAGGATCCTATAACCCGCTTTTGGCAAAAGACTCAGAAGAACGTGTTGTCCTCAACGAAGAACGTATTAAACATTGGCTAGACCAAGGCGCTCTACCAACAGACCGCGTTGCCCGCTTCCTTGATGCCGCAGGCATGATGAAACGTGAAGACCGCAACAACCCGAAAAAAGCACTTCTTGGCAAAAAAGCTCAAGAGCGCCTTGATGAAGCCAAACAAGCGGAAGAAGACGCAAAAGAAGCTGCGGCTGAAGCTGAAGCTGCGGCTAAAGCAGAAGCTGAAGCTCCTGCAGAAGAAGCACCGGCAGAAGAAGCTGCTGCAGAGTAA
- the trmD gene encoding tRNA (guanosine(37)-N1)-methyltransferase TrmD, with the protein MSTTDKSCWRASVLTLYPEMFPGPLGHSLSGRAMEAGIWSCDAVNIRDFGAGKHKNVDDTPSGGGAGMVFRADVLAQAIDASADERPKLLMSPRGKPLTQERVRALTKGPGALIICGRFEGIDQRVIDARELEEVSIGDYVLSGGEIAALALIDACVRLLPGVMGAQASGEDESFENDLLEYPHYTRPPEWEGHTIPDVLTSGNHKKVDEWRRAEAEKITKERRPDLWAKRSK; encoded by the coding sequence ATGAGTACAACCGACAAATCATGCTGGCGCGCCAGCGTTCTCACCCTTTATCCAGAAATGTTCCCCGGCCCCTTGGGACACTCCTTATCAGGCCGAGCCATGGAGGCCGGTATATGGTCATGTGATGCTGTCAATATTCGTGATTTTGGCGCGGGCAAACACAAGAATGTTGATGATACGCCGTCTGGAGGTGGAGCAGGTATGGTTTTCCGCGCCGATGTTTTGGCTCAAGCAATCGACGCGAGCGCTGATGAGCGGCCCAAACTGCTTATGTCACCACGAGGAAAACCGCTCACACAAGAGCGGGTTCGCGCCCTCACTAAAGGCCCCGGCGCACTTATTATTTGTGGTCGATTTGAAGGCATTGATCAGCGCGTCATTGACGCCCGCGAATTAGAAGAAGTCTCCATTGGTGACTATGTTTTATCAGGCGGGGAAATCGCAGCCCTGGCCTTAATCGATGCCTGTGTTCGGCTTTTGCCCGGTGTCATGGGCGCACAAGCTTCCGGCGAAGACGAAAGCTTTGAGAACGATCTGCTTGAATATCCGCATTATACCCGCCCGCCCGAATGGGAAGGCCACACCATTCCTGACGTCTTAACATCAGGCAACCACAAGAAAGTTGATGAATGGCGGCGAGCTGAAGCAGAGAAAATTACAAAAGAACGACGCCCAGATCTTTGGGCGAAACGATCCAAATAA
- the rimM gene encoding ribosome maturation factor RimM (Essential for efficient processing of 16S rRNA), with amino-acid sequence MNASDIKRICLGQIGAANGIKGHVRVKPFTGEPEAFGDYGSLEDESGKNRFKIAALRPIKGGMLVVKFKGINDRNQAEALTGIKLYIDRDHLPDLDEDDDFYIEDLIGLQTVDTEGNSLGEVTLIHNFGAGDLLEIKPDHAPTVLVPFTKAAVPTVSLSEKKIVISLAEAGLDGDDDEPDHAS; translated from the coding sequence ATGAACGCATCTGACATTAAACGCATATGCCTTGGCCAAATTGGTGCTGCAAATGGCATCAAAGGGCATGTGCGTGTCAAACCATTCACGGGTGAACCGGAAGCTTTTGGTGACTATGGCAGCCTTGAAGATGAGAGCGGCAAAAACCGCTTCAAAATAGCTGCCTTACGCCCCATCAAAGGCGGCATGTTGGTGGTTAAGTTCAAAGGTATCAATGACCGTAATCAGGCCGAAGCACTAACCGGAATCAAGCTTTATATCGACCGCGATCATCTGCCTGATCTTGATGAAGACGACGATTTTTACATCGAAGATCTTATTGGTCTTCAAACCGTTGATACCGAGGGCAACTCACTCGGTGAGGTCACGCTGATCCATAACTTTGGCGCTGGTGACCTTTTGGAAATCAAACCAGATCATGCACCCACCGTGCTCGTTCCTTTTACGAAAGCAGCTGTACCCACTGTTTCATTGAGCGAAAAGAAAATTGTCATCAGCCTTGCAGAAGCTGGCCTTGATGGCGATGACGATGAGCCGGATCATGCATCATGA
- a CDS encoding NAD(P)/FAD-dependent oxidoreductase: MPRIYNTIIIGAGAAGMMCAAHTGGQTLVIDHAKNPGEKIRISGGGRCNFTNIHTEASNFISQNPHFAKSALKSYTQHDFIAHVERHNIAYHEKTLGQLFCDNSAKQIIQLLQKDMQNADAHLQLETRITEISKTESGFQLTLEKHGKNEILTCRNVVVACGGKSIPKMGATGFGYQIAEQFGHTLTDIRPALVPLTFDGDILETAKTLAGVAIDAKVTTDKTSFNEALLFTHRGLSGPAILQISSYWREKQPIEVALLPSHDCLDLLRRERTRSGKRAIHKVLAEFLPKSIAAQIAKRTQLTGNLADQSDAKLQRLAAAINHWELYPIGTEGYRTAEVTLGGVDTDGLLSKTMQSKFVPGLYFIGEVVDVTGWLGGYNFQWAWSSGYAAGTAIASDITTAPR, encoded by the coding sequence ATGCCCCGTATTTATAATACAATAATCATAGGTGCTGGCGCAGCTGGTATGATGTGCGCAGCCCACACAGGTGGCCAAACGCTGGTCATAGATCATGCAAAAAATCCTGGAGAGAAAATTCGCATTTCAGGTGGCGGGCGCTGCAATTTCACGAACATCCATACAGAAGCCAGCAACTTCATTTCCCAAAACCCACATTTCGCTAAATCTGCCTTAAAGAGCTATACTCAGCACGATTTTATCGCTCATGTTGAACGCCACAATATTGCCTATCATGAGAAAACCCTCGGCCAGCTTTTCTGCGATAATTCAGCGAAACAAATAATTCAGCTTCTGCAAAAAGATATGCAAAATGCCGACGCCCATCTTCAGCTTGAAACCCGCATCACCGAAATTTCCAAAACAGAAAGCGGTTTTCAACTTACGCTCGAAAAACACGGGAAAAATGAAATCCTCACCTGCCGCAATGTTGTTGTTGCTTGCGGTGGCAAATCAATTCCCAAAATGGGGGCTACTGGCTTTGGTTATCAAATCGCAGAACAATTTGGTCACACACTAACCGACATCCGGCCAGCTCTTGTGCCTCTAACCTTCGATGGCGACATTTTAGAGACGGCTAAAACACTCGCCGGTGTTGCTATAGACGCTAAAGTGACAACGGACAAAACATCGTTCAATGAAGCACTCCTATTCACCCATCGCGGACTCTCAGGCCCCGCAATCTTGCAGATTTCATCCTACTGGCGAGAAAAACAACCCATCGAAGTCGCCCTTTTACCAAGTCATGATTGTCTTGACCTCTTGCGCCGCGAACGCACCCGCTCAGGCAAGCGGGCCATCCATAAAGTGCTGGCTGAATTTTTACCCAAAAGCATTGCCGCACAAATTGCTAAGCGAACCCAATTAACAGGCAATCTTGCGGATCAATCTGACGCTAAACTTCAAAGACTAGCGGCAGCAATCAATCACTGGGAGCTTTATCCCATCGGCACAGAGGGTTATCGCACAGCAGAAGTAACCCTTGGCGGCGTAGACACCGACGGGCTTTTGTCCAAAACCATGCAGTCAAAGTTCGTGCCGGGCCTTTATTTTATCGGCGAAGTGGTGGATGTTACAGGCTGGTTGGGTGGTTATAATTTCCAATGGGCATGGTCATCTGGTTATGCCGCAGGCACTGCCATTGCTTCTGACATCACTACTGCACCTAGATAA